A part of Arthrobacter dokdonellae genomic DNA contains:
- the narH gene encoding nitrate reductase subunit beta, with protein MRVMAQMGMVMNLDKCIGCHTCSVTCKQAWTNRAGVEYVWFNNVETRPGQGYPRRYEDQERWKGGWELNKRGRLKLKAGGRVKKLFGLFANPVQPELKDYYEPWTYDYKTLVDAPLGDDFPVARPKSLITGKDTKITWSANWDDDLGGTTEMGHLDPMVEKVRRESEDKIKLEYEQTFMFYLPRICEHCLNPSCMASCPSGAIYKRVEDGIVLVDQDKCRGWRQCMTGCPYKKIYFNHKTGKAEKCTFCYPRIEVGLPTVCSETCVGRLRYLGLFLYDADAVTAAASVTDPQDLYQAQMDVLLDPNDPAVVAAAREQGIAEDWIDAAQKSPVYALTKVYNLALPLHPEYRTMPMVWYIPPLSPVVDLLRDQGHDAEDRDVLFGAIDALRIPVEYLAELFTAGDVDRVTLVLRKLAAMRAYMRGISLGNEPDESIPASVGMDGATMYEMYRLMAIAKYSERYVIPKAHAEQAHDLEEMGCSLDFDGGPGMGAMGNSPFGEASGRPTPVAVETFHALQDRQTSDSIAGSDTLRGRVNLLNWDGNGAPQGLFPQRHPTEPPEETSLDAPFDAADGGGRP; from the coding sequence ATGCGAGTTATGGCCCAGATGGGCATGGTCATGAACCTGGACAAGTGCATTGGCTGCCACACCTGCTCCGTCACCTGCAAGCAGGCATGGACCAACCGGGCGGGGGTGGAATACGTCTGGTTCAACAACGTGGAAACCCGCCCCGGCCAGGGCTATCCGCGCCGGTACGAGGACCAGGAGAGGTGGAAGGGCGGCTGGGAGCTCAACAAGCGCGGCCGGCTCAAGCTCAAGGCCGGCGGCCGCGTGAAGAAGCTGTTCGGCCTCTTCGCCAACCCGGTCCAGCCGGAATTGAAGGACTACTACGAGCCTTGGACCTACGACTACAAGACGTTGGTGGATGCCCCGCTCGGCGACGACTTCCCCGTGGCGCGGCCCAAGAGCCTGATCACCGGCAAGGACACGAAGATCACTTGGAGCGCCAACTGGGACGACGACCTCGGCGGCACCACGGAGATGGGACACCTGGACCCGATGGTGGAGAAGGTCCGGCGCGAGTCCGAGGACAAGATCAAGCTGGAGTATGAGCAGACGTTCATGTTCTACCTGCCGCGCATTTGCGAGCACTGCCTGAACCCGTCCTGCATGGCCTCCTGCCCCTCCGGCGCCATCTACAAGCGCGTGGAGGACGGCATTGTGCTGGTGGACCAGGACAAGTGCCGCGGCTGGCGCCAGTGCATGACGGGCTGCCCGTACAAGAAGATCTACTTCAACCACAAGACCGGCAAGGCCGAAAAGTGCACCTTCTGCTATCCGCGCATCGAGGTGGGCCTGCCCACCGTGTGTTCGGAAACGTGTGTGGGCCGGCTGCGCTACCTGGGCCTGTTCCTGTACGACGCCGACGCCGTCACCGCCGCTGCCTCCGTCACCGACCCGCAGGACCTGTACCAGGCGCAGATGGATGTCCTGCTGGATCCGAATGACCCCGCCGTGGTTGCCGCCGCCCGCGAACAGGGCATCGCCGAAGACTGGATCGACGCCGCGCAAAAGTCACCTGTCTATGCGCTGACCAAGGTGTACAACCTGGCCCTGCCACTGCACCCGGAATACCGCACGATGCCCATGGTCTGGTACATCCCGCCGCTCTCGCCGGTGGTGGACCTGCTCCGCGACCAGGGGCACGACGCCGAAGACCGGGACGTCCTGTTCGGCGCCATCGACGCGCTGCGCATTCCGGTGGAGTACCTGGCCGAGCTGTTCACAGCCGGGGACGTTGACCGGGTGACCCTGGTGCTGCGGAAGCTGGCGGCCATGCGGGCCTACATGCGGGGCATTTCGCTGGGCAACGAGCCCGACGAGTCCATTCCCGCTTCCGTGGGCATGGACGGGGCGACGATGTACGAGATGTACCGGCTGATGGCCATCGCCAAGTACAGCGAACGCTACGTGATTCCCAAGGCCCACGCCGAGCAGGCCCACGACCTGGAGGAAATGGGCTGTTCCCTCGACTTCGACGGCGGACCCGGCATGGGTGCCATGGGCAACTCCCCGTTCGGCGAGGCCAGCGGCCGCCCCACCCCGGTGGCCGTGGAAACCTTCCACGCCCTGCAGGACCGGCAGACCTCCGACTCCATTGCCGGCAGCGACACCCTGCGCGGCCGCGTGAACCTGCTCAACTGGGACGGCAACGGAGCGCCCCAGGGCCTGTTTCCGCAGCGGCATCCCACCGAGCCGCCCGAGGAGACTTCACTCGACGCGCCCTTCGACGCCGCCGACGGCGGGGGGCGTCCATGA
- the narJ gene encoding nitrate reductase molybdenum cofactor assembly chaperone — MSRRDQVTFLSAAWCLSYPDMELVDRVPLMRAALGEFPGAAEPFAAVLSLLADTDLMSVQAQYVQEFDLGKRHALHLSYWTDGDTRRRGEVLGAFKKVYRGSDILVDTHGELPDYLPMVLEFAATVDLPAGKELLQRYRPSLELIKFGLRRDGLPHEAIVQAVCDALPGASPADEQAVMRMAGYGPPVESVGLDPYDPRLLPMKGA; from the coding sequence ATGAGCCGCAGGGACCAGGTGACGTTCCTGTCCGCAGCCTGGTGCCTGTCCTACCCGGACATGGAGCTGGTGGACAGGGTCCCCCTGATGCGGGCCGCCCTGGGTGAGTTCCCGGGCGCGGCCGAACCGTTCGCCGCAGTGCTTTCCCTGCTGGCGGACACGGACCTGATGAGCGTCCAGGCCCAGTACGTGCAGGAGTTTGACCTGGGCAAGCGCCACGCCCTGCACCTGTCGTACTGGACCGACGGGGACACCCGCCGCCGCGGCGAAGTGCTTGGCGCGTTCAAAAAGGTGTACCGGGGCAGCGACATCCTGGTAGACACCCACGGCGAGCTGCCGGACTACCTGCCGATGGTGTTGGAGTTCGCGGCCACGGTGGACCTGCCGGCCGGCAAGGAGCTGCTCCAGCGCTACCGGCCCAGCCTGGAACTGATCAAGTTCGGGCTCCGGCGCGACGGCCTGCCCCACGAAGCCATCGTCCAGGCCGTCTGCGACGCGCTGCCCGGCGCGTCGCCGGCGGACGAACAAGCCGTGATGCGCATGGCGGGCTACGGGCCGCCAGTGGAATCCGTCGGGCTGGATCCCTACGACCCGCGCCTGCTGCCGATGAAAGGGGCCTGA